CAGGAAGTTGCGCACCGACTCCGACGCGGAGGTGGTCGTCAGCACCACGGTGGGTCTGGCGTCGGCGAGCACGGCCGCGAGGCGCTCGGTGTGCCCCGCCAGGCTCGGCGCGAACAGGGGCACCGCGACGTTGCCCGCATGGATCGCCGCGAAGAACGCCGCGACGTAGTCGACGCCCTGCGGCGTCAGGATCGCCACCCGATCACCAGGCCGGGTGACCTGTTGCAGGCGCGCACCGACCGCACACACCTGGGCCCACAGGGCATTCCAGCTGAGCTCGACGGCCCGGCCGTCCGGATCGTGGGAGTAGTCGATGAACCGGTACGACGGGCGGTCGCCGTAGATCGCGCGGTTCCGGTCGAGGAACGAGGTGAGCGTGACGCCGTCGGGCACCACGATCGTGCCGTCGGAGCGGACGTAGTCCTCGATGGAGGAGTGGGCGACAGTGCCGCCCGACGAAACCCGACCCATTGCAATCACACTAATAGTCGGTCTAATTATGAACCTCGTCGAATGATCATGACAGTGATCACTGCAACGGTGCCGGTGTGTCGTGCATCACGCCAATTCGCTCAGCGCGGACCGTCGACGGCATACGTGCCGTCGTCGTCGGTGAACTCCACCACCACCTGCCGCACGGTGCCGTTGATGTCGACCGCGCACATGAACGTCGAACCGGCCTCGACGCGGGGGTTCTTGCCGTTGTTGCATGCCACGGCCGCAACGTCGTTCGCGCCGTAGCCGTACACCGGATCGGTCAGGATCTCGGCCACCCCGGCCTCGGCCTGCCGCACGTCGAGTCTCGGTCCGCCCGACTCACCGCGCATCCACACTCCCACCGCGACCGCGGTGATGACGACGACGGCCGCCGCGGCCACCGCGACCGCCTGCCAGTGGGCGGGCGCCCTGCGCTTGCGTGGCGGCGGTGGTGCCGTCGGGCGGGCCGCTGCGCGGTGCTGCGGCACCGGGCCGTACGGATTGGGGTGCGGTGCCTGCTGCGCCGTACGCCGTGGCGGTGTGCCGGGCCGGGGCGGTGCAGGCTGACGCGCGGCAGGACGGGGCGGGGGAGGGGGTGGTGGCGCCCCACCGGGCTTCACCCACCAGGGCCGCTCGGGTCCGCTCATGACTTCTCCTGGCCTGTCACGGGAAACGTTGGTAGCACTGCGCATCGTCGCCCTGCAGCCCGGACCGGTAGGCCAGGATGCGGGTGAACCCCGCGGGCAGCAACGCGCCGTTGACGTCACTGGCCGCGAGTCCGTTGGTCAGCAGTCCGCTGATGGCCTCGTCGGTGTCTCCTGCGGAAAGCCGCACCGGCAGGCCGGGTTCGGCCATCACGGCCTGCGCCACGCCGGTGAGGCACGCCGTGCGCATCGCAGCCACGGGGTTGTCGATCGGATGGCCTTTCTCGCGCGCGACCGCCAGCGCGTAGCGCGACGTCAACACCGAGATCGCGGAGTTGTCCCCCTGCAGGAGTTCCTGTTCCTCGTTCTCGGTCTTGGTCTCACCGAGGGCCTGTAGGCCGGGCATGTCGACCACGATGGTGTTGGTGGCCGGGCAGTACGACGCCGGCGGCGTGGGCTGGGCGTCGGGACATGCGGGCGCATCACCCATTTGCAGGCTCGGCGGGTCGGACGGCGCGTAGACCTGGCCGAGCGAGTCCATGACGCTCTCGACGACGCCCTCGGTGATCGCGTCGTTGCCGGTGGAGGTGTCGCCGACGAGACCGTCGAGGAACTTCGGAAGGTCGCCGCGCCGCTTCTTGATGTCCTCCATGTCGATCGCCGCGCACTGGTCGACGTTGCCGCTGAACCCGATCTGGAATGCGCTGACGCGGTCGAGCGCCGAACCGTGTTCGTTGCCGGTGAGCGCGGCGTCGAGTCGCGTCATGAGCGGATCGCGAATGTAGATGATGCCCGCCAGGACGTGGTTGAGGCCGTCGCCGGTACTCAGCGCGAACCGCGGCGAGTTGCCCGCCGCGACCCAGCGCAGGTACACACCCGCGAAGCAGTCGGCCTGTTGCTCGGCGACCAGCACCGGGGTGGACCGGGTGTCGATCAGCCCGGCCTGATGCTGGACCGCGTGGCCGTATTCGTGGGCCATCACCCCGACCACACCCATCTGGCCGAAATACTGTGCGGCGACCGGGATCGCGACGCCGCGGTCCCACGCCATCAGGTCCTGGTTGAAGCAGTAGAACGCGTTGGTGAGACCTTGGGTGTCCTCGCCGCAGATCTCGATGCCCGGAGATTGGTCGGAGTTGTACGACACCAGGCGGCGGATCGGGGTGAATGAGCCCCGCAGCGATCCCCCCGAGTAGTTCTGGGACCAGAAGTCCTCGATGTCGTCGACCGCCAGCAAGGCGAGGTTGTCGATCTGGCCGCCGTCGGTGTTCTCGGCCTGCCGTCTCGGGGCGGGGGCATCCGGGCGGGTGCCGCTGGGCCCCTCGGTGACCTGGAGTCCGCCGACCCGGTCGGGGACGAACAGCATCGACGTCGCCCGCCCGGCGATCACCGGGTCGCTACTGCACCCGGACAGCGCGATAGCGCATATCGCAAGGAAGGCTCCCCAGCAAACCCTCGCCACCATCCGCCTTCCGACGTCCACAGTCATGCCAGTATTACCTGCCCTGAAGGGATGTGCTCAAGACGTCCCACACCGGGGCGGGGCGGTGGCGTGATGCGGGCAACGACGAAATCTGTCGAGGGCACCATGGTGTTCCGCGTGGTGTCACGGCGGGCACCCGGCGGGGCGGTCCGAACGGAGGATCGCGTCGGAACGCCCACCGTTGTTGTCGCCGGATCGCGAATCGAATCGACCGGTCGCACAGGAGAATTGCCGCCGCTCGCCGCTGGTGTGGACAGGCCGGACCTGCGGGTCGACGCGGTGTGATTTTGGCGTCCCATCGGCGGTCGCGTACTGTTCCCACACTCCTGTCGGCGCGGCCTGGCCCTCGGTGTATCTGGTCGGCACATCGCGTGGGCGGCACCTCGCCGGAGTCGCGCGAAGGACGTCGCAAGATGTCGATTCGGCGTGTGATGCCCGTCGCACCGCGGTTCACGCGGTGTGCAGAATCACGGGGCAGCAAAGTTGCATTCGCAAGCGGGCCCGACCAGAATCGTGGTGTAAATCTGGAATCATTCCAGAAAACAAGGATACGTAGATGGGATGCTGTGAATGGCTGTTTTGACGATCGGTGACCAGTTTCCGGAGTACGACCTGACCGCTGTGGTTGGCGGCGATCTGTCCAAGGTTGACGCCAAGCAGCCCGATGACTACTTCACGCGCGTCACCAGCAAGGACCACGAGGGCAAGTGGCGCATCATCTTCTTCTGGCCGAAGGACTTCACCTTCGTGTGCCCGACGGAGATCGCGGCGTTCGGCAAGCTCAACGAGGACTTCGAGGACCGCGACGCCAAGGTGCTCGGCGTGTCGGTGGACAACGAGTTCGTCCACTTCCAGTGGCGTGCCCAGCACGAGGACCTCAAGACCCTGCCGTTCCCGATGGTCTCGGACCTCAAGCGTGAGCTGACGGCGGCGTGCGGCGTGCTCAACGCCGACGGTGTCGCCGACCGCGCGACCTTCATCGTCGACCCGAACAACGAGGTCCAGTTCGTGTCGGTGACCGCAGGCTCGGTCGGCCGCAACGTCGACGAGGTGCTGCGGGTGCTCGATGCGCTGCAGTCCGACGAGCTGTGCGCGTGCAACTGGAAGAAGGGCGATCCGACGATCAACGCCGGTGAGCTGCTTGCGGGGGCGGTGTAATCCATGAGCATCGACAACATCAAGTCGGCCCTGCCCGAGTACGCCAAGGATCTCAAGCTCAACCTCGGCAGCATCGCCAACACCACCGAGCTGGGCGAACAGCAGTTGTGGGGCGCCCTGGTTGCCACCGCCGCGGCCACCAAGAACGCGCGGCTGCTGCGTGAGATCTCGGAGGACGCGCTTGACATCCTCAGCGAAGAGGCCTACAACGCCGCACTGGGCGCGGCCGCGATCATGGGGATGAACAACGTCTTCTACCGCACCAAGGGTCAGCTCGACGGCAAGTACGACGACCTGCGTGCCGGCCTGCGGATGAACATCATCGGCAATCCCGGTGTCGCCAAGGAGGACTTCGAGCTGTGGTCGCTGGCGGTCTCGGCGATCAACGGCTGTGGTCACTGCCTGGCCGCGCATGAGAAGACGCTGCGCGACGCCGATGTCTCGCGCACGACCATCTTCGAGGCGATCCGGCTCGCGTCGATCGTCTCCGGAGTTGCCCAGGCACTGCTCACCGCGGACACTCTCGCCGCCGTCTGATCGAGCCGAACGGTTTCGGCCGGATGCCTTCTGGCATCCGGCCGAACTGTTCTGCGGACTTGACGAGAACCGCTTATGCGCATAAGCGGCCACGGTAAACTCGCTTCTCGTATCACGAGAGGCGGGTTTCCGTATGTCAGCCACCGACCGCGAGACCGCGGTGCGCAAAGCCGTCATGGGCGCATCGATCGGCAACGCCGTGGAGTGGTTCGATTTCGCCATCTACGGCTTCCTGGCGACCTACATCGCCGCCAACTTCTTTCCGGCGGGCAACGAGACCGCCGCACTGCTCAACACTTTCGCGATCTTCGCCGCGGCGTTCTTCATGCGCCCGCTCGGAGGTTTCGTCTTCGGCCCGCTGGGGGACCGTCTAGGACGTCAACGGGTGCTCGCGATCGTGATCCTGTTGATGTCGGCCGCGACCCTCGGCATCGGCCTGTTGCCCACTTACGCCGCGATCGGGGTCGTGGCGCCGCTGCTGTTGTTGCTGTTGCGGTGTCTGCAGGGATTCTCCGCGGGAGGCGAATATGGCGGCGGTGCAGTCTATCTCGCAGAGTACGCCCCACAACGCCGCCGCGGGCTGATCGTCACCTACATAGCCTGGTCGGGCGTGCTCGGCTTCCTGCTCGGGTCGGTGACCGTGACGGTGCTGGCGGCGCTGCTGCCCCCCGAGGCCATGGACAGCTATGGATGGCGGATCCCGTTCCTGATCGCCGCGCCGCTCGGCCTCGTCGGCCTCTACATCCGACTGCGCCTCGACGACACCCCGGAGTTCGAGAAGCTCGACGCCGCCGACCGTGTCGCCAAATCCCCACTGCGCGAGGCACTCCGGACCGCTCGCAAGCCGATCCTGCAGGTCATCGGCATGTTCATCGTCTTCAACGTGGGTTATTACGTCGTCTTCACCTTCATCCCCACCTACTTCATCAAGACCCTGGAATTCAGCAGGACCCAGTCGTTCATCTCGATCACGTTGGCCAGCCTCACAGCCCTTGTGCTGATCCTGCCACTGGCGGCGCTCTCGGACCGGGTGGGACGCAAACCGCTGCTGCTGGCCGGTTCGATCGGCTTCGCTGTGCTCGCCTACCCGCTGTTCGTGCTCATGACCTTGGGGTCGGTGACCGCCGCGATCATCGGCCACTGCCTGCTCGCGGCGATCGAATCGACTTACGTCGCAACCGCCGTCAGCGCCGGTGTCGAACTGTTCACCACCCGGGTGCGCTACAGCGGGTTCTCGATCGGCTACAACATCTCGGTCGCGGTGTTCGGCGGGACGACGCCGTACGTCGTCACCTGGCTCACGGCCGCCACCGGCAACCACCACGCGCCCGCGCTGTATCTCGTCGTCGCGGCCGTCGTCTCGGTCGCTGCGGTGCTCACCCTCACCGAGAACGCGGGTCTCCCGCTGCCGACCGGACACACAGACGGAAAGCGGCGTGCCACGATGACATCGTGAACCAAGGCAGACCGAGCCGACCGAGCGTACGTCCGACGAAAGCTGACGTCGCCAGGCTCGCCAACGTCTCCACCGCCACGGTCAGCTACGTCCTCAACAACGTTCAGGGTCAGCGGATCTCGGAACAGACACAGGAGACCGTGCGCCGGGCCGCGGCGGAGCTGGGCTACCGGCCGAACCTCGCCGCGCGAAACCTCGCGTCCGGCGGGAGCGGTGTGGTGCTCTACATCGTCGGGCGGCTTTCACTGGGCAATCTCCCCATCGAGGTCGGCAGCCGGCTCACCACTGCGCTCGCTCGGCGCGGAATCGTGCTGTCGCTGCAATTCGAGACCGACGACGACAGCAACGTGGTCGACGCGATCGCCGACCTCAACCCGATGGCGATCACCAGTACGTTCCCACTCACCGGCAATGCGCTGGCCGCCGCGACGGCGGCCGGCATACCCCAGATCCACCTCGGCAGTTCACAACTGCACGCGATCGGCGCCCTTGATCGCAGCATCGGGGAGATGCGCGTAGCGCACCTGACCTCGCGCGGACACACCCGGCTCGCATTCGCCTACACCACCGATGAGGAACTGCGCCCGCTCGGCGACTACTGGCTCACGGGCCTGCGCGCGGCCGCGCAGAAGCGTGGGTTACCCGACATCGCGGTCGCGAGCGTCGCCTCCGATGGCTCGAACGCGGCCGAGGTGGTGACCGGGTGGGCCGCTGCCGGCGTGACGGCGATCTGCGCGCAGAGCGACGAGACCGCGTTCGTGGTACTGCACGGCCTGCGCAGCGCAGGCCTGCGCTGTCCGGCGGACATGGCGGTGATGGGGGTGAACGCGATCGAGCTCGGCGCCGTGAGCGCACCACCGCTGACCTCGGTGTCCTTCGACGCCGAGGCGATCGTGGACGTGGCGGTCGCCGCGATGATGTCCGAGCTCGGATATCCGACCGACCAGGAACCGAGCGGCATCGATGTCGCGACGCTGATCGTGCGCGATTCCACCTGATCATGGCTTTTCAATGTTCCCAGGTGACAAGATCGAACGCGCTTACGCGCATAAGCATCACTGTGTAAACTCCATTCTCGAACGCAGAGAGGTGGGTTTCCATGACAGCCGGCGCTACCAAGAACGTGTACTTCGACCCCTACGACGTGGCGATCAACTCCGACCCGTACCCGACGTTCGCCCGGCTGCGCGAAGAAGCGCCGTTGTACTACAACGAGCAGTTCGACTTCTACGCCCTGAGCCGCTACCACGACGTCAACAAGGCGCTCATCGACCACGAGACCTTCAGTTCCGCGCGTGGCGCGATCGTGGAGCTGATCAAGGCGAATATCGAGATCCCCTCGGGCGCGCTGATCTTCGAGGATCCGCCGATCCACACCGCGCACCGCAAGCTGTTGTCGCGGATGTTCACACCGCGCAAGATCAACGCGCTCGAACCCAAGATCCGGGAATTCTGCGCGCAGAGCCTCGATGCTGTCGTCGACTCCGGAAGATTCGACATCATCAAGGATTTCGGCGCCATCATGCCGATGCGGGTGATCAGCGCGCTGCTCGGCATCCCCGAGGAGGACCAAGAGAAGATCCGTGACCACGCCAACGAGCAGATGCGCACCGAGGCTGGCAAGCCCATGAAAGCCGCCGAGGAGGGCCTGGTCGACGGGTCGATCTTCGAGGCCTACATCGAGTGGCGCAGGGACAACCCGTCCGACGACATCATGACAGAGTTGCTCAACGTCGAGTTCACCGATGAGCACGGCGTCACCCGCAGGCTCACCCGCGAAGAACTGTTGATCTACATCAACGTGGTCGCGGGCGCGGGCAACGAGACCACCACCCGGTTGATCGGCTGGGCGACGAAGCTCTTGGCCGAACATCCCGACCAGCGTCGCGAGCTCATCGAGAACCCGGCCCTGATTCCGCAGGCGATCGAGGAGATCCTGCGATTCGAACCGCCAGCTCCGCACGTGGCCCGTTACGTCACCCGTGACGTCGAGTACTACGGCCAGACCGTGCCAGAGGGCAGCGTGATAATGATGCTCATCGGCGCGGCGGTCCGCGACAGCCGTCAATTCCCGCCCGACGGAGAGGTTTTCGACATCCACCGGGAGCCGCGTCAGCACCTGGCGTTCAGTGTCGGCACCCACTTCTGCCTCGGCTCGGCACTCGCCCGTCTCGAGGGACGCATCGCACTCGAAGAGATCCTCAAGCGGTTCAGCGAGTGGGACGTCGACCTCGCCAATGCGGAACTCTCACCCACCTCGACTGTGCGGGGCTGGGATTCGTTGCCGGTGATCATCCGGTGACCGCAGCGCTCACGGTCCCTCGGGACTGGACCGAGATCACCCCGCAGTGGCTGACGTCCGCGCTGTCGGTGCACCACCGAGACGCCGTCGTCGAGAACGTCACCGTCGACATGCGCGACGACGGAACGAACCGTCGCGCGCGGCTTGCGGTCACGTACCGGCCCGGCCCGCAAGGGCCTGCCACGGTGTTCGTCAAGGGCGTTGACCCCGACCACAAGGCGATGATCAAGATGACCAGCGGTCTGCTGCACGAGCCGCGGTTGTTCAACTCGAACATCCGCTTGCCACTGGAGCATCCGACGGTGTACGCGGCCGCGATCGACGAGGCCGGCGAGGAGTTCGTGCTCGTCATGGAAGACCTCACGGCGCGTGGGGCGGATCCACGCGACGCCACCCGGCCCCTGACCGTCGACCAGGCGGCCATCGGTGTTCGCGCGCTGGCGCGCATGCACGGACAGTTCTGGGGCGAGC
This genomic window from Mycolicibacterium goodii contains:
- a CDS encoding LacI family DNA-binding transcriptional regulator; protein product: MNQGRPSRPSVRPTKADVARLANVSTATVSYVLNNVQGQRISEQTQETVRRAAAELGYRPNLAARNLASGGSGVVLYIVGRLSLGNLPIEVGSRLTTALARRGIVLSLQFETDDDSNVVDAIADLNPMAITSTFPLTGNALAAATAAGIPQIHLGSSQLHAIGALDRSIGEMRVAHLTSRGHTRLAFAYTTDEELRPLGDYWLTGLRAAAQKRGLPDIAVASVASDGSNAAEVVTGWAAAGVTAICAQSDETAFVVLHGLRSAGLRCPADMAVMGVNAIELGAVSAPPLTSVSFDAEAIVDVAVAAMMSELGYPTDQEPSGIDVATLIVRDST
- a CDS encoding DUF4333 domain-containing protein, with the protein product MSGPERPWWVKPGGAPPPPPPPRPAARQPAPPRPGTPPRRTAQQAPHPNPYGPVPQHRAAARPTAPPPPRKRRAPAHWQAVAVAAAAVVVITAVAVGVWMRGESGGPRLDVRQAEAGVAEILTDPVYGYGANDVAAVACNNGKNPRVEAGSTFMCAVDINGTVRQVVVEFTDDDGTYAVDGPR
- the ahpD gene encoding alkyl hydroperoxide reductase AhpD, translated to MSIDNIKSALPEYAKDLKLNLGSIANTTELGEQQLWGALVATAAATKNARLLREISEDALDILSEEAYNAALGAAAIMGMNNVFYRTKGQLDGKYDDLRAGLRMNIIGNPGVAKEDFELWSLAVSAINGCGHCLAAHEKTLRDADVSRTTIFEAIRLASIVSGVAQALLTADTLAAV
- a CDS encoding neutral zinc metallopeptidase; the encoded protein is MTVDVGRRMVARVCWGAFLAICAIALSGCSSDPVIAGRATSMLFVPDRVGGLQVTEGPSGTRPDAPAPRRQAENTDGGQIDNLALLAVDDIEDFWSQNYSGGSLRGSFTPIRRLVSYNSDQSPGIEICGEDTQGLTNAFYCFNQDLMAWDRGVAIPVAAQYFGQMGVVGVMAHEYGHAVQHQAGLIDTRSTPVLVAEQQADCFAGVYLRWVAAGNSPRFALSTGDGLNHVLAGIIYIRDPLMTRLDAALTGNEHGSALDRVSAFQIGFSGNVDQCAAIDMEDIKKRRGDLPKFLDGLVGDTSTGNDAITEGVVESVMDSLGQVYAPSDPPSLQMGDAPACPDAQPTPPASYCPATNTIVVDMPGLQALGETKTENEEQELLQGDNSAISVLTSRYALAVAREKGHPIDNPVAAMRTACLTGVAQAVMAEPGLPVRLSAGDTDEAISGLLTNGLAASDVNGALLPAGFTRILAYRSGLQGDDAQCYQRFP
- a CDS encoding peroxiredoxin; protein product: MAVLTIGDQFPEYDLTAVVGGDLSKVDAKQPDDYFTRVTSKDHEGKWRIIFFWPKDFTFVCPTEIAAFGKLNEDFEDRDAKVLGVSVDNEFVHFQWRAQHEDLKTLPFPMVSDLKRELTAACGVLNADGVADRATFIVDPNNEVQFVSVTAGSVGRNVDEVLRVLDALQSDELCACNWKKGDPTINAGELLAGAV
- a CDS encoding cytochrome P450; the protein is MTAGATKNVYFDPYDVAINSDPYPTFARLREEAPLYYNEQFDFYALSRYHDVNKALIDHETFSSARGAIVELIKANIEIPSGALIFEDPPIHTAHRKLLSRMFTPRKINALEPKIREFCAQSLDAVVDSGRFDIIKDFGAIMPMRVISALLGIPEEDQEKIRDHANEQMRTEAGKPMKAAEEGLVDGSIFEAYIEWRRDNPSDDIMTELLNVEFTDEHGVTRRLTREELLIYINVVAGAGNETTTRLIGWATKLLAEHPDQRRELIENPALIPQAIEEILRFEPPAPHVARYVTRDVEYYGQTVPEGSVIMMLIGAAVRDSRQFPPDGEVFDIHREPRQHLAFSVGTHFCLGSALARLEGRIALEEILKRFSEWDVDLANAELSPTSTVRGWDSLPVIIR
- a CDS encoding MFS transporter; translation: MSATDRETAVRKAVMGASIGNAVEWFDFAIYGFLATYIAANFFPAGNETAALLNTFAIFAAAFFMRPLGGFVFGPLGDRLGRQRVLAIVILLMSAATLGIGLLPTYAAIGVVAPLLLLLLRCLQGFSAGGEYGGGAVYLAEYAPQRRRGLIVTYIAWSGVLGFLLGSVTVTVLAALLPPEAMDSYGWRIPFLIAAPLGLVGLYIRLRLDDTPEFEKLDAADRVAKSPLREALRTARKPILQVIGMFIVFNVGYYVVFTFIPTYFIKTLEFSRTQSFISITLASLTALVLILPLAALSDRVGRKPLLLAGSIGFAVLAYPLFVLMTLGSVTAAIIGHCLLAAIESTYVATAVSAGVELFTTRVRYSGFSIGYNISVAVFGGTTPYVVTWLTAATGNHHAPALYLVVAAVVSVAAVLTLTENAGLPLPTGHTDGKRRATMTS